Proteins encoded together in one Rossellomorea sp. y25 window:
- the pdhA gene encoding pyruvate dehydrogenase (acetyl-transferring) E1 component subunit alpha yields the protein MIEEFKLVQVIDQQGELLQWEYEKDISEDLARTFYRHLIRIRTFDRKAVSLQRQGRIGTYAPYEGQEASQVGSALALKDKDWLFPSYRDHGATMTFGHSLLHILLFWKGRNEGCVPPEGKNIFTPGIPIATQLPHAVGAAYAEKRKGTRNAAIVYFGDGATSEGDFHEGLNLASVWEAPVVFFNQNNHYAISVPMHKQMKTKTIAQKALAYDIPSVRIDGNDIFAVYFETLKALERARNGDGPTLIESVTWRYGAHTTADDPTKYRDQLESESRRRENDPVDRLTRFMKHKGWIDEEWMTSVQKECAKEVDLAVEELEAYPAADPSVIFDYVFATPTWTIQEQKEKLLELLRGE from the coding sequence ATGATCGAGGAATTTAAATTGGTTCAGGTAATTGATCAACAAGGAGAATTACTTCAATGGGAGTATGAAAAGGATATTTCAGAAGACTTGGCCCGTACATTTTATCGGCATTTAATCAGGATCCGTACCTTTGATAGGAAGGCGGTGAGTCTCCAACGTCAGGGAAGGATCGGGACGTATGCTCCTTATGAAGGACAGGAGGCGTCCCAGGTGGGGAGCGCACTTGCCCTAAAGGACAAAGACTGGTTATTCCCATCCTATCGTGATCATGGCGCAACCATGACATTCGGACATTCCCTGCTTCATATCCTCCTATTCTGGAAAGGTCGGAATGAAGGATGTGTGCCCCCGGAAGGAAAGAATATTTTCACTCCCGGTATTCCGATAGCGACCCAGCTTCCACATGCGGTAGGGGCGGCTTATGCGGAGAAGAGAAAAGGAACACGTAATGCAGCCATTGTTTATTTTGGAGATGGTGCCACTTCAGAGGGTGATTTCCATGAAGGATTGAACCTGGCAAGCGTCTGGGAGGCCCCGGTTGTCTTTTTTAATCAAAATAACCACTATGCCATATCCGTTCCCATGCACAAGCAAATGAAAACGAAAACCATTGCCCAGAAGGCTCTTGCCTATGACATTCCAAGTGTTCGAATCGACGGCAATGATATTTTTGCTGTTTATTTTGAAACGTTGAAAGCATTGGAGAGAGCGAGAAATGGGGACGGACCTACCTTGATCGAGTCCGTGACGTGGAGATATGGTGCCCACACGACTGCCGATGATCCGACCAAATACCGTGATCAGCTGGAAAGTGAGAGCCGTCGCAGGGAGAACGATCCTGTTGATCGCTTAACGAGATTCATGAAGCATAAAGGCTGGATCGATGAAGAGTGGATGACGTCTGTTCAAAAGGAATGTGCGAAGGAAGTGGATCTTGCCGTCGAGGAGTTAGAAGCCTATCCAGCAGCAGATCCGAGTGTGATCTTTGATTATGTGTTTGCCACCCCAACGTGGACGATTCAAGAACAAAAAGAAAAGCTCCTTGAGCTATTGAGAGGTGAGTAG
- a CDS encoding ABC transporter permease — protein sequence MPTAIFASFESGIIYAIMALGVYLSFRILDFPDLTVDGSFVTGAAVAATMIVSGVNPVIATITAIVIGFVAGCITGLLHTFGKINALLSGILMMIALYSINLRIMGRSNVPLLSQDTAFTGVEGFWSPLGIDAALNKLWMAVGLGEPVPGTWSILFIMTIITLVIKFLTDGFLKTEVGLALRATGDNQRMIRSFSANTNLMIILGLGISNGMVALSGALIAQYSRFADVGMGIGMIIIGLASVIIGEALFGTKTIARTTLAVIGGAIIYRLVVSMALRVDFLETGDMKLITATIVILALVMPKVMDRYKDKKRKAQRMAERINKAPITDGKGESGVTIK from the coding sequence GTGCCAACAGCAATATTCGCATCCTTTGAATCTGGAATCATTTACGCTATTATGGCCCTCGGAGTCTACTTGTCCTTTCGGATATTGGATTTTCCTGATTTAACAGTCGATGGCAGCTTCGTTACGGGAGCCGCTGTCGCTGCCACCATGATTGTCAGTGGCGTAAATCCAGTCATCGCAACCATTACAGCGATTGTCATCGGATTTGTTGCAGGATGTATAACAGGATTACTTCACACATTTGGAAAGATTAATGCCTTATTATCAGGGATTTTAATGATGATTGCTCTTTATTCAATCAATCTCAGGATAATGGGACGATCGAATGTACCTTTACTTAGTCAGGATACTGCTTTTACAGGGGTGGAAGGATTCTGGTCACCACTCGGGATCGATGCCGCTCTCAATAAATTGTGGATGGCGGTCGGACTCGGGGAGCCTGTACCGGGAACATGGAGCATTTTATTCATCATGACGATCATTACCCTTGTCATTAAATTTTTAACGGATGGCTTTTTGAAAACGGAAGTTGGATTGGCCCTTAGAGCGACAGGAGATAATCAGCGAATGATCCGCAGCTTTTCCGCTAATACGAATCTAATGATCATTCTTGGCTTGGGAATCTCGAACGGGATGGTTGCACTATCCGGTGCGTTGATTGCTCAGTATAGCCGTTTTGCAGATGTTGGAATGGGTATCGGGATGATTATCATTGGACTTGCTTCCGTCATCATTGGAGAAGCCCTATTTGGAACGAAAACAATCGCCCGTACTACATTGGCTGTCATTGGAGGAGCGATCATCTACCGATTGGTCGTTTCCATGGCACTTCGTGTCGATTTCCTGGAAACGGGAGATATGAAGCTGATCACGGCGACAATCGTGATTCTTGCACTTGTGATGCCTAAAGTGATGGATCGCTACAAGGATAAGAAACGAAAAGCCCAGCGAATGGCAGAACGAATAAACAAGGCTCCTATCACAGATGGAAAGGGTGAGAGCGGTGTTACAATTAAATAG
- the hppD gene encoding 4-hydroxyphenylpyruvate dioxygenase, translated as MQENVAKKQVKVEDVFPVRDVDYLEYYTGNAKQAAHFFCTAFGFKTVAYSGLETGNRDTVSYVLQQNKVRLVITGSLHEGSRVSQFVKHHGDGIKDIALVVDDVEKAYTGAVSRGAIEIMPPSTLEDDNGKLKKAIIGTYGDTIHTLVERKDYKGIFMPGFEKYDSSLKNEDAGIIAVDHVVGNVERMEEWVEYYEKVMGFKEMRHFTNEDITTEYSALMSKVMHNGGRIKFPINEPAEGKRKSQIQEYLEFYGGPGVQHIAILTEDIVKTVGILKENGVEFLNTPDSYYDMLSERVGEIDEEISKIKELNILVDRDDEGYLLQIFTKPIVDRPTLFIEVIQRKGARGFGEGNFKALFESIEREQERRGNL; from the coding sequence ATGCAAGAGAATGTAGCAAAAAAGCAGGTTAAAGTAGAAGATGTCTTCCCGGTAAGAGATGTCGATTATTTAGAGTATTATACGGGAAATGCAAAGCAGGCCGCCCACTTCTTCTGTACGGCATTCGGATTTAAGACCGTTGCCTATTCAGGACTGGAAACAGGAAATCGTGACACAGTATCCTATGTACTGCAACAAAATAAAGTACGATTGGTGATTACAGGAAGCCTGCACGAAGGCAGCCGGGTGTCCCAATTCGTGAAGCATCACGGGGACGGCATTAAAGATATCGCCCTTGTGGTGGATGATGTTGAAAAGGCTTACACTGGAGCGGTGTCCCGCGGCGCGATTGAAATCATGCCCCCTTCTACGCTCGAAGATGATAACGGAAAACTGAAAAAAGCCATCATTGGTACATACGGGGATACGATTCACACCCTTGTAGAACGTAAAGATTATAAGGGGATCTTCATGCCAGGCTTTGAAAAGTATGATTCTTCGCTGAAAAATGAAGATGCAGGCATCATCGCTGTCGATCATGTAGTAGGAAACGTGGAGCGCATGGAAGAGTGGGTGGAGTATTACGAAAAAGTGATGGGCTTTAAGGAAATGCGTCATTTTACGAATGAAGATATTACAACAGAATACTCTGCCCTTATGTCGAAGGTGATGCATAACGGCGGTCGAATCAAATTCCCGATCAATGAGCCGGCCGAAGGAAAACGCAAATCACAAATCCAGGAATACCTTGAATTCTATGGTGGTCCCGGCGTTCAGCATATTGCCATCTTAACCGAAGACATCGTGAAAACAGTCGGTATTTTAAAAGAAAACGGGGTGGAATTCCTTAACACGCCGGATTCCTATTACGACATGCTTTCAGAGCGTGTAGGGGAAATCGACGAAGAGATTTCTAAAATCAAAGAGTTGAATATTTTAGTAGACCGTGATGACGAAGGCTACCTGCTTCAAATTTTCACAAAACCAATCGTGGACCGTCCAACCCTATTCATTGAAGTGATTCAACGAAAAGGTGCAAGAGGATTCGGAGAAGGAAACTTCAAAGCATTATTCGAATCCATCGAGCGGGAGCAGGAACGCAGAGGAAACCTATAA
- the lpdA gene encoding dihydrolipoyl dehydrogenase, translating into MVVGEITEDKEIVVIGGGPGGYHAAIRAAGLGLNVTLIEREELGGTCLNKGCIPSKVFTHFAQEFKKTKHLKEMGMEFGEVEANLSTLQSYKNKKITQLRKGVESLCKANKIEIVKGSASFLSESRIGVENGHEFSLFNFKQSIVATGGEFHYPEGIEFDSTLVLKEREIFQLEEIPEELIVYGGDYISLEIASVFSLLGSSVTLILNDEFSFDSSISKELFRQLKKQKINVIKNSTVQTASQTEGKVMVRLDKENGEVVSLEGSHFVGSGIVKPNISDLGLDRLGLELTEEGYIHTDYQGRTSIPTIWAIGDVTEGPSLAVKAIKQGKAAAEAMAGLEVEVDLQFVPTVVQMSPPIACAGLTEEEAREEGYSVRVSENPVRGNGYAQLTDEKDGFVKVVSDSETDLILGIHIMGMGAAELITSGVLGLEMAARDEDFRFPVYPHPSMNESLLEAVEGLKGDAVHMPPRKKELAR; encoded by the coding sequence ATGGTAGTGGGAGAGATCACAGAAGATAAAGAGATTGTCGTCATCGGGGGAGGTCCAGGCGGCTATCATGCAGCCATTCGAGCTGCGGGTTTAGGACTGAATGTGACGCTGATCGAAAGAGAAGAGCTGGGCGGGACCTGCTTGAATAAAGGCTGCATTCCATCAAAAGTCTTTACCCATTTTGCCCAAGAATTCAAAAAGACGAAGCACCTGAAAGAGATGGGGATGGAGTTTGGGGAAGTAGAAGCAAATCTTTCTACTCTTCAAAGCTATAAAAATAAAAAAATCACACAGCTTCGAAAAGGTGTGGAATCCCTTTGTAAAGCGAATAAGATTGAGATCGTAAAGGGTTCTGCATCCTTCCTGTCAGAATCCCGCATTGGAGTTGAAAACGGTCATGAGTTTTCCCTCTTTAATTTCAAGCAGTCCATCGTCGCGACTGGTGGTGAATTTCATTACCCGGAGGGGATAGAATTTGATTCGACTCTTGTACTGAAGGAGAGAGAAATTTTTCAGCTGGAGGAAATACCAGAGGAACTCATCGTATACGGGGGCGATTATATTTCCTTAGAGATCGCGTCTGTTTTCTCCCTATTGGGCAGCAGCGTCACGCTTATTTTAAATGATGAATTTTCATTTGACTCTTCTATTTCAAAAGAGCTATTCAGGCAATTGAAAAAGCAGAAAATCAATGTGATCAAGAATTCGACCGTGCAAACTGCGAGCCAAACAGAAGGGAAAGTCATGGTGAGGCTGGACAAAGAGAACGGGGAAGTGGTTTCTTTGGAAGGCTCTCATTTTGTGGGGAGCGGAATAGTAAAGCCGAATATAAGCGACCTTGGCCTTGACCGTCTGGGCCTTGAGCTGACAGAAGAAGGCTATATCCATACGGATTATCAGGGAAGAACCTCCATTCCAACTATATGGGCGATCGGCGATGTAACGGAAGGTCCGTCCCTCGCAGTCAAAGCGATCAAACAGGGGAAGGCGGCTGCAGAGGCGATGGCTGGGCTAGAGGTGGAGGTAGATCTGCAGTTTGTGCCGACGGTGGTGCAGATGAGCCCGCCAATTGCGTGTGCGGGCCTTACCGAGGAGGAAGCACGAGAGGAAGGTTATTCGGTTAGAGTGAGTGAGAACCCTGTCAGAGGAAACGGGTACGCTCAGCTGACGGATGAAAAGGATGGATTCGTGAAAGTCGTGTCAGACAGTGAAACGGATTTGATTCTTGGGATTCATATAATGGGGATGGGAGCAGCCGAGTTGATCACCTCAGGGGTGCTTGGCCTTGAAATGGCAGCGAGAGATGAGGACTTTCGCTTTCCTGTGTATCCTCATCCAAGTATGAACGAAAGCTTATTAGAAGCGGTTGAAGGATTAAAGGGAGACGCCGTGCACATGCCTCCCCGAAAAAAAGAGCTGGCGAGATAA
- a CDS encoding ABC transporter substrate-binding protein — MMLGMLVLAGCGSDTSSGGGDGEKQYVIGVTQIVEHPSLDAAFEGFKKALAENGLEEGKNVKFDVQIAQGDPTNSQTIAKNFVGDGVDLIFANSTPSAQHALNATKEIPIVFTSVTDPVGAELVKSFEEPGENITGTTDTHPEAISKTISFITDEMKAKNIGVIYNSGEQNSVVQAEEVKKLAEEKGAKVVEASVSTSADVKQAAESLVGRVDAIYVPTDNTVVSALESVISVSNDKDIPLFVGELDSMKKGAIAASGFSYEDLGYETGLMAAKILKGEKKPSEINVEYPKNFKLMINKQAAEEQGVEVQDAWSDLGEFYEEK, encoded by the coding sequence ATGATGCTGGGAATGCTGGTTTTAGCGGGCTGTGGTAGTGATACAAGCTCAGGTGGAGGAGATGGTGAAAAACAATATGTTATCGGGGTAACCCAAATTGTGGAACATCCGTCTTTAGATGCAGCGTTTGAAGGTTTTAAGAAAGCTTTAGCTGAAAATGGCCTTGAAGAAGGTAAAAATGTGAAGTTTGATGTTCAAATTGCTCAAGGGGATCCTACAAATTCACAAACGATCGCCAAGAACTTCGTTGGTGATGGCGTCGACCTCATCTTTGCAAACTCAACCCCAAGTGCTCAGCACGCATTAAATGCTACAAAGGAAATTCCAATCGTGTTCACGTCAGTGACTGATCCCGTTGGTGCTGAATTAGTGAAATCCTTCGAGGAGCCTGGTGAGAATATCACAGGAACCACAGATACTCATCCTGAAGCAATCTCTAAGACAATTTCATTTATTACGGATGAAATGAAAGCGAAAAATATTGGTGTTATTTATAACTCAGGTGAACAAAACTCCGTTGTACAGGCTGAAGAAGTGAAAAAGCTTGCTGAAGAAAAGGGAGCAAAAGTTGTTGAAGCTTCTGTATCTACGTCAGCTGATGTAAAGCAAGCGGCAGAATCACTGGTAGGTCGTGTGGATGCGATTTACGTTCCTACTGATAATACGGTAGTATCTGCATTGGAATCAGTCATCAGTGTCTCAAATGATAAAGATATTCCTTTATTTGTGGGTGAACTGGATTCAATGAAAAAAGGTGCGATTGCAGCTAGTGGATTCAGCTACGAAGATCTTGGGTACGAAACGGGATTGATGGCTGCAAAAATTTTAAAAGGTGAAAAGAAACCTTCTGAAATCAATGTTGAGTATCCAAAGAATTTTAAGTTAATGATCAATAAGCAAGCTGCTGAAGAGCAAGGTGTAGAAGTCCAGGATGCATGGTCTGATTTAGGAGAGTTTTACGAAGAGAAATAA
- a CDS encoding dihydrolipoamide acetyltransferase family protein yields MEVKLHDIGEGMTEANINHFLVKVGDVVKADQPLVEVQTDKMTAEIPAPFSGVIKEFTVSEGETIPVGSTVLLMDHEQVKQTGGERSISQTTQVLKKRRILASPYTRKIARENGINIEEVVGSGVGGRILDEDIFLYMKGESHTSPQPVEESKSVTPAASKESVTKTIPFRGRRKQIASKMSQSLRTIPHCTHFEEIDVTNLLSWKDTMKVSGGSISVGAYFIKAISVCLKEFPIFNARLNEQEECVELQSHHNIGIAVDADEGLIVPVIKHVEGKTMKDIHREMKALTINAQEGKLTMKDIKGGTFTVSNVGPLNGSIGATPIINEPEVALLAFHKTKKRPMVNDKDEIVVRSMMNVSMSFDHRVVDGGTAVKFTNRLRDLIEQPESMLLELM; encoded by the coding sequence ATGGAAGTTAAGCTTCATGATATTGGGGAAGGCATGACCGAAGCCAATATCAATCACTTTCTTGTGAAAGTGGGAGATGTCGTAAAAGCCGATCAACCATTAGTAGAGGTTCAAACAGATAAAATGACTGCGGAGATTCCGGCACCTTTTTCAGGTGTGATCAAGGAATTTACGGTAAGTGAAGGGGAAACGATTCCAGTGGGATCCACTGTTCTGTTAATGGATCATGAACAAGTGAAACAGACTGGAGGCGAGCGATCCATTTCACAAACAACTCAAGTGTTGAAGAAAAGAAGGATCCTTGCATCCCCGTATACGAGGAAAATAGCAAGGGAGAATGGTATCAACATAGAGGAAGTGGTTGGTTCCGGAGTGGGAGGCAGAATCCTTGATGAAGACATTTTCCTTTATATGAAAGGAGAAAGTCATACATCTCCACAGCCAGTGGAAGAATCTAAATCCGTCACACCTGCAGCATCAAAAGAATCCGTCACAAAGACCATTCCTTTTCGAGGCAGACGCAAACAAATTGCTTCTAAAATGTCACAGTCACTCAGAACGATCCCGCACTGTACCCATTTTGAAGAAATCGATGTTACGAATCTGCTATCCTGGAAAGATACCATGAAAGTGAGCGGCGGGTCCATTTCCGTTGGAGCTTATTTTATCAAAGCCATTTCTGTCTGTTTGAAAGAGTTTCCAATCTTCAATGCCCGTCTCAATGAACAGGAGGAGTGTGTCGAGCTCCAGTCCCATCACAATATTGGAATCGCTGTAGATGCAGACGAAGGACTGATTGTCCCCGTCATAAAACATGTTGAAGGGAAAACAATGAAGGACATCCACAGAGAAATGAAGGCATTGACCATTAACGCACAGGAAGGCAAGTTAACGATGAAAGATATCAAAGGCGGAACCTTCACGGTCAGTAACGTAGGGCCCCTGAACGGGTCGATCGGAGCCACTCCGATCATTAACGAACCGGAAGTTGCCCTCCTCGCTTTCCATAAGACGAAGAAACGCCCTATGGTGAATGATAAGGATGAAATTGTCGTCCGCTCCATGATGAATGTGTCTATGTCGTTTGACCACAGAGTGGTAGATGGCGGAACGGCCGTGAAGTTTACAAATCGATTACGGGATTTGATCGAACAGCCAGAGTCCATGCTTTTGGAGTTGATGTAA
- a CDS encoding Glu/Leu/Phe/Val dehydrogenase — MDMFQKIQNHEQVVFCNDEETGLKAIIAIHNTTLGPALGGCRMRPYASVDEALEDVLRLSKGMTYKCAAADVDFGGGKAVIIGDPEKDKHPELFRAFGQFVESLNGRFYTGTDMGTTPEDFVYALKETNCIVGVNEEYGGSGDSSIPTAMGVIYGLQATNQNVWGSKDLHGKSYAIQGLGKVGYKVAERLLEEGADLYVTDISQKSIDQLVSKAKSMGAAIKVVGGDEIYSVDADVFIPCAIGGIINDHTIDQLKVKAVVGSANNQLLDLSHGMQLHEKGILYAPDYIVNAGGLIQVADELYEPNKERVLQKTSAIYNSLQNIYLQSENQHMTTVEAANRFCEDRIHSRTRRNSFFSHAKRPKWSVRT; from the coding sequence ATGGATATGTTTCAGAAAATACAAAATCATGAGCAGGTTGTATTCTGCAACGATGAAGAAACAGGACTCAAAGCCATCATCGCCATACATAATACCACTCTCGGCCCTGCACTGGGCGGATGTCGAATGAGACCTTATGCATCAGTGGATGAAGCATTGGAGGACGTTTTACGTTTATCAAAAGGAATGACTTACAAATGTGCCGCGGCCGATGTGGACTTTGGAGGAGGAAAAGCGGTTATTATCGGGGATCCTGAAAAAGACAAACATCCGGAACTGTTCCGTGCCTTCGGTCAATTCGTTGAATCCCTTAACGGACGATTCTATACAGGGACAGACATGGGGACCACGCCTGAAGATTTTGTTTATGCATTAAAAGAAACGAATTGTATTGTAGGCGTTAATGAAGAGTACGGAGGTAGTGGAGATTCATCCATCCCGACTGCCATGGGAGTGATCTACGGCTTGCAGGCAACCAACCAAAACGTGTGGGGTTCAAAGGATCTTCATGGAAAAAGCTACGCCATTCAAGGGTTGGGAAAAGTGGGATATAAGGTAGCCGAGCGTCTACTGGAAGAGGGAGCGGACCTCTACGTAACGGATATTAGCCAGAAATCCATCGATCAGTTGGTTTCCAAGGCGAAAAGTATGGGAGCAGCGATCAAGGTCGTAGGCGGGGATGAAATCTACTCAGTTGATGCGGATGTATTCATACCATGTGCAATTGGCGGGATCATCAACGATCATACGATTGATCAGCTGAAAGTAAAAGCGGTTGTAGGATCTGCCAACAACCAATTATTGGACCTGTCTCATGGAATGCAGCTGCATGAAAAAGGGATTCTTTACGCACCTGATTACATCGTCAATGCAGGCGGATTGATTCAAGTAGCTGACGAATTATACGAACCTAACAAAGAACGCGTACTCCAAAAAACAAGTGCCATCTATAACAGCCTCCAGAATATTTACCTGCAATCAGAAAACCAGCACATGACCACAGTCGAAGCAGCCAATCGTTTCTGTGAAGACCGCATTCATTCACGCACAAGAAGAAACAGCTTTTTCTCCCACGCAAAACGTCCGAAATGGTCGGTTAGGACATAA
- a CDS encoding alpha-ketoacid dehydrogenase subunit beta, whose translation MSTLTKMKTLTMVQAITDGMRVMLEENEDVLLMGEDIGTNGGVFRATDGLQQEFGEDRVLDTPLSEAGFIGAAIGMGLNGFRPVAEVQFLGFIYPAYEQIMTHASRLRSRTLGHFTCPLVIRAPYGAGVRAPEIHSDSTEALFTHMPGIKVVCPATPYDAKGLLIAAIEDPDPVLFLEPMRCYRSSREEVPEEKYTVEIGKGKVVKEGEDVTIIAWGAMVKIAEDAAKEATGKGISCEVLDLRTLYPLDKDLISSSVQKTGRTVIVHEAHATGGVGNDVLAIINDTSFLYQKAPTERVTGFDTPVPYFGFEDFYLPDSKRVLAAVEKVARY comes from the coding sequence ATGAGCACCTTAACAAAAATGAAGACGCTGACGATGGTTCAAGCCATCACGGACGGTATGAGGGTGATGCTTGAGGAAAACGAGGATGTCCTATTGATGGGTGAAGACATCGGAACGAATGGTGGTGTGTTTCGGGCAACGGACGGTCTTCAACAGGAATTTGGGGAAGACAGGGTTCTCGATACACCTTTAAGTGAAGCAGGGTTTATTGGAGCGGCTATTGGTATGGGGTTAAACGGTTTTCGTCCTGTAGCTGAGGTCCAATTTCTGGGGTTCATCTATCCAGCATACGAACAGATCATGACCCATGCTTCCCGGTTGCGTTCCCGTACTCTTGGTCATTTCACCTGTCCATTGGTGATACGCGCTCCTTATGGTGCTGGAGTCAGAGCCCCTGAAATTCACTCCGATAGCACGGAAGCGCTATTTACACATATGCCGGGAATTAAAGTCGTTTGTCCCGCAACACCGTATGATGCGAAGGGACTGTTGATTGCTGCCATTGAAGATCCGGATCCCGTTCTCTTCTTGGAGCCTATGAGATGCTACCGATCTTCACGTGAAGAAGTACCGGAGGAAAAGTATACGGTGGAAATCGGGAAAGGAAAAGTAGTCAAGGAAGGTGAAGATGTCACGATCATCGCATGGGGGGCCATGGTGAAGATAGCTGAGGATGCTGCTAAGGAAGCGACAGGTAAAGGCATTTCCTGCGAAGTGCTTGATCTAAGGACACTCTATCCCCTGGATAAGGACCTCATTTCAAGTTCTGTCCAGAAAACGGGAAGAACCGTGATCGTCCATGAAGCCCATGCCACCGGTGGAGTCGGAAATGATGTGCTGGCGATTATCAATGACACATCCTTTTTATATCAAAAAGCGCCGACTGAACGGGTGACTGGATTCGATACCCCTGTTCCTTATTTCGGATTTGAAGATTTCTATCTACCTGACAGCAAACGTGTATTAGCTGCAGTGGAAAAAGTAGCACGCTATTAG
- a CDS encoding ABC transporter ATP-binding protein yields the protein MLQLNRIHKVFNEGTPDEKIALDDIQLTLKPGDFVTVIGSNGAGKSTLMNIVSGVLLPDIGNVLIDDHDVSKVSEYKRSKLIGRVFQDPMAGTAPSMTIEENLAMAYSRNRTRTFKMGVTKKRRVFFKEVLETLHLGLENRLNAKVGLLSGGERQALSLLMATFTEPSILLLDEHTAALDPARADLITNLTKEIVEKYKLTTLMVTHNMQQALDLGNRLIMMDKGQIILEVNEEEKKHLTVEGLLHEFQRIRGSKLASDRALLS from the coding sequence GTGTTACAATTAAATAGAATTCACAAAGTATTTAATGAAGGGACACCTGACGAAAAAATCGCCCTTGATGACATCCAGCTGACTCTGAAACCAGGGGATTTCGTCACTGTGATTGGAAGTAACGGAGCTGGGAAATCGACATTGATGAACATCGTTTCAGGTGTGCTTCTGCCAGATATCGGAAATGTTCTCATCGATGATCATGACGTCTCGAAGGTTTCCGAGTATAAACGATCAAAGCTCATCGGTCGCGTGTTCCAGGATCCCATGGCAGGAACGGCGCCTTCCATGACCATAGAAGAAAACCTTGCTATGGCGTATTCACGAAATCGTACGCGTACCTTTAAAATGGGGGTAACCAAAAAACGGAGAGTGTTTTTCAAAGAAGTACTGGAAACTCTTCACTTAGGGTTAGAAAACCGATTGAATGCAAAGGTAGGATTATTATCAGGCGGGGAAAGGCAAGCGCTCTCTCTACTGATGGCGACATTTACCGAGCCGTCGATCTTATTGCTGGATGAGCATACGGCGGCATTGGATCCTGCTAGAGCTGATCTGATTACAAACCTGACAAAAGAGATTGTAGAGAAGTATAAGCTCACGACCTTAATGGTGACCCATAACATGCAGCAGGCGCTTGACCTTGGCAACCGATTGATCATGATGGATAAAGGTCAAATCATATTAGAGGTAAATGAAGAAGAGAAGAAGCACCTCACAGTCGAAGGACTTCTACATGAATTCCAACGGATCCGTGGAAGCAAACTCGCAAGCGACCGGGCACTTCTTTCATAA
- a CDS encoding hotdog domain-containing protein, with translation MKSGLAEGHTAVVTTEVIPSMYAQFEGNVVHPVYSTVSMVYHMEWASRKIILPYLEEHEEGMGAKVNVEHMAPAKIGSSLEIKASVIKYERNIIVTEVTVRDRESDRLIGKGEVKQVVLPKEKIKERIKEN, from the coding sequence ATGAAGTCTGGATTAGCAGAAGGACATACGGCAGTCGTCACGACAGAAGTAATCCCCAGCATGTATGCCCAGTTTGAAGGAAACGTCGTACATCCTGTGTATTCAACCGTCTCGATGGTTTACCACATGGAATGGGCATCGAGAAAAATCATTCTACCCTATTTAGAAGAACATGAAGAAGGTATGGGAGCCAAAGTGAACGTTGAGCATATGGCTCCGGCGAAAATCGGTTCCTCTCTTGAAATTAAAGCGAGCGTTATTAAATATGAACGAAATATCATCGTAACCGAAGTGACTGTCAGAGATAGAGAGAGTGACAGACTCATTGGAAAAGGTGAAGTAAAGCAAGTGGTCCTGCCAAAAGAAAAAATCAAAGAAAGAATAAAAGAAAACTAG